The following proteins come from a genomic window of Lolium rigidum isolate FL_2022 chromosome 5, APGP_CSIRO_Lrig_0.1, whole genome shotgun sequence:
- the LOC124653031 gene encoding RING-H2 finger protein ATL48-like — MEKGSGAAAGGSARPPPMPQFDEFPFEGKKPVKNPFVPIGALVTAGVLTAGLVSFRYGNSRLGQKLMRARVVAQGVTVALMVGSAYYYGDQIKLFKKGSSPEL, encoded by the exons ATGGAGAAGGGCTCAGGCGCCGCCGCgggaggcagcgcgcggccgccgccgatgccgcAGTTCGACGAGTTCCCGTTCGAGGGGAAGAAGCCCGTCAAGAACCCCTTCGTCCCCATCG GTGCATTGGTCACTGCGGGTGTCCTGACTGCTGGTCTAGTCAGCTTCCGCTACGGGAATTCTCGACTGGGTCAGAAGCTGATGAGGGCCCGTGTGGTTGCTCAAGGCGTAACGGTTGCTCTGATGGTTGGCAGCGCGTACTACTACGGCGACCAAATCAAGCTGTTCAAGAAAGGGTCAAGCCCTGAACTTTGA